A portion of the Lolium rigidum isolate FL_2022 chromosome 1, APGP_CSIRO_Lrig_0.1, whole genome shotgun sequence genome contains these proteins:
- the LOC124673705 gene encoding protein RICE SALT SENSITIVE 3-like: MEEQLSPVAVTHLLQHTLRSLCTSDASQWVYAVFWRILPRNYPPPKWDLPGVAYDRSRGNRRNWILAWEDGFCNFAATSAAACGQEGAASVAYAECEAAAAAQQELKQNLQPELFFKMSHDIYNYGEGLIGKVAADHSHKWVFKEPPEQETNLISSWNNPADSQPRTWEAQFQSGIQTIALIAVREGVVQLGSMKKVAEDLSYVVTLRRKFGYLESIPGVLLPHPSSAGVFPDVAAGPWPGMGMMPPMPPPDMYMDPYGAPVPGPASMHIMPSMSSLEALLSKLPSVVPQQPLPPQQPGSMAASAVAAKEEELEEEDYAQCGHGGMDVSMSMPATSNGGESTSASAAAAATAAMSSYFVDVGGKPGEDGF; this comes from the exons atgGAGGAGCAGCTGAGCCCGGTGGCCGTGACGCACCTGCTGCAGCACACGCTCCGGAGCCTCTGCACCAGCGACGCCTCGCAGTGGGTGTACGCCGTCTTCTGGCGCATCCTCCCCAGGAACTACCCTCCCCCAAA ATGGGATCTCCCAGGTGTGGCCTATGACAGGAGCAGAGGAAACAGGAGGAACTG GATCCTGGCATGGGAGGACGGGTTCTGCAACTTCGCGGCCACCTCTGCTGCCGCCTGCGGCCAGGAGGGAGCAGCTTCTGTGGCGTACGCGGAGTgcgaggctgcggcggcggcgcagcaggAGCTGAAGCAGAACCTGCAGCCCGAGCTCTTCTTCAAGATGTCCCACGACATCTACAACTACGGCGAAGG GCTGATAGGGAAAGTGGCGGCGGACCACAGCCACAAGTGGGTTTTCAAGGAGCCCCCGGAGCAGGAGACCAACCTCATCTCCTCCTGGAACAACCCTGCCGACTCC CAACCGAGGACATGGGAGGCTCAGTTCCAGTCTGGAATCCAG ACCATCGCCCTGATCGCTGTCAGGGAAGGCGTCGTGCAGCTCGGCTCCATGAAAAAG GTGGCGGAGGACCTGAGCTACGTGGTGACGCTGCGGCGCAAGTTCGGGTACCTGGAGAGCATCCCGGGGGTGCTGCTGCCGCACCCCTCGTCGGCGGGCGTGTTCCCGGACGTCGCCGCCGGGCCGTGGCCGGGCATGGGCATGATGCCGCCCATGCCGCCGCCGGACATGTACATGGACCCCTACGGCGCACCGGTCCCCGGGCCGGCGTCCATGCACATCATGCCGTCCATGAGCAGCCTCGAGGCGCTGCTCTCCAAGCTGCCGTCCGTCGTGCCGCAGCAACCGCTGCCGCCGCAGCAGCCGGGGTCCATGGCTGCGTCGGCGGTCGCGGCCAaggaggaggagctggaggaggaggactacgcgcaGTGCGGACACGGCGGCATGGACGTGTCGATGTCGATGCCCGCAACGAGCAACGGCGGCGAGAGCACGAGCGcgagcgccgctgccgccgcgacGGCTGCCATGTCGTCCTACTTCGTCGACGTGGGCGGGAAGCCCGGCGAGGACGGATTCTAG